One window from the genome of Sphingomicrobium arenosum encodes:
- the dinB gene encoding DNA polymerase IV has protein sequence MNPDSLSGPGDLPAPGADGRKIIHVDMDAFFASVEQRDHPELKGKPVAVGGGHRGVVAAASYEARVFGVRSAMPSVTAKRKCPDLIFVKSRFDVYRAVSQQIRDIFAIHASAVQPLSLDEAFLDVTEDPHGLGSGKAIAEDIRARIKAETDLTASAGVSYCKFIAKLASDQNKPDGLCVIPPSKGPAFVQSLPVKRFHGVGPKTAEKMNRLGIMTGADLAAWPYRELKARFGSSADWYYRIARGIDERPVRSNRTRKSCSAERTFNEDVREEAETYAELDRVSQIAWERIEKARFKGRTVNLKVKYSDFEIITRARSFTAPVTDADTFHAAGRALLSPLFPLEKGVRLLGLGLSSPVEEEVRGPTQLGLAFE, from the coding sequence GTGAATCCCGATTCTCTGTCTGGTCCTGGCGACCTGCCCGCCCCCGGTGCCGACGGGCGCAAGATCATCCATGTCGACATGGATGCCTTCTTCGCCTCCGTCGAACAGCGCGACCATCCCGAACTCAAGGGCAAGCCCGTCGCCGTGGGCGGCGGCCATCGCGGCGTGGTCGCGGCGGCGAGCTACGAGGCGCGCGTCTTCGGCGTGCGCAGCGCCATGCCGAGCGTCACCGCCAAGCGCAAATGCCCCGACCTCATCTTCGTCAAATCGCGCTTCGACGTGTATCGCGCGGTCAGCCAGCAGATCCGCGACATCTTCGCCATCCATGCATCCGCGGTGCAGCCGCTCAGCCTCGACGAAGCCTTCCTCGACGTCACCGAGGACCCCCACGGCCTCGGCTCGGGCAAGGCGATCGCGGAGGACATTCGCGCCCGCATCAAGGCGGAAACCGACCTCACCGCCTCGGCCGGCGTCTCTTACTGCAAGTTTATCGCCAAGCTCGCCTCCGACCAGAACAAGCCCGACGGCCTGTGCGTCATCCCGCCATCGAAGGGCCCCGCCTTCGTCCAGAGCCTTCCGGTCAAACGCTTCCACGGCGTCGGCCCCAAGACCGCCGAGAAGATGAACCGGCTCGGCATCATGACCGGCGCCGACCTCGCCGCCTGGCCCTATCGCGAATTGAAGGCGCGCTTCGGCTCTTCGGCCGACTGGTATTACCGCATCGCCAGAGGGATCGACGAGCGCCCCGTCCGCTCGAACCGCACCCGCAAGAGCTGCTCGGCCGAGCGTACCTTCAACGAGGATGTGCGCGAGGAAGCGGAGACCTATGCCGAACTGGACCGCGTCAGCCAGATTGCGTGGGAGCGGATCGAGAAAGCCCGCTTCAAGGGCCGCACGGTCAACCTCAAGGTCAAATATTCGGACTTCGAGATCATCACCCGCGCCAGGAGCTTCACCGCCCCCGTTACCGATGCCGACACCTTTCACGCCGCAGGCCGTGCGCTGCTCAGCCCCCTGTTTCCGCTGGAAAAAGGCGTTCGACTGCTCGGTCTCGGCCTGTCTTCGCCGGTCGAGGAGGAGGTCAGAGGCCCGACACAACTGGGACTCGCATTTGAATAG